The nucleotide sequence CTGCGGTCTCGGATCGAGCCATCAATGTCGGGCTGTGGCTGCAGGATAAGATGGATGCGGTCGCCCGAGAATTCGCTTGGGTATTGATGCCGCCGATGGAGAGCCAAATGCGTCTGGCTAGTGGGATGCGCACCACCGGAGAAGATGTCGATACCATCATTGGCGAATTAGAGCGGGAAGGGCTCGAAATTCCACCCCACGCTCGCGGCGCTTATCGCGACCTGCAATGGGCCGATACCTGTTTGAGGCTGTACGCGATCACTTGGCCCCATCTATCGTCTGCAAATGTACCGGAGTGGACGCTCTTAGTGGTGCTCGGACCTCAGACGGGTCGTTCGCTGCCGCCCTCCGCCCGCCTGTTGGTGCGCGATTCCGCCCAATTGTTGGTGGAGCAAACCACCACCCCCGATCGCAAAGACACCTATCTCTACGCCCGCGTTGTCGGCACTTGGGAAGAAAAATTCTGGGTGACCGTCGATCTCGATCTCAGTGCCCCCGGTTCTTCCATCTATCTTCCGCCCTTTCAGTTTCATCCCGGCTCCACACAATTATGACCGTCCCGTTTGTTGCTTACCGACTGAAAGTGCAGCAGGTGGAGCGTGCCTGTCTCTTTCAGCTCTCTTGGGGGGTCAGCCAGCAACTGTCAGCGGCATTGCCTTACCCTCCAAAGCTAGCAGAAGCCTACGAGCACTGGCGACGGACCTATCTCAATTTCTACGGTCAGTCCGCGATCGACAGGCCGCTCTCGCCGCCCAGCTCTAAACCCCCAATCTCTGGCGTTTCACCGAACTCGCTGCCCGTCCCTCCGCCACTAGTTCCCCCTCCACCCGATCCGCCGCCCGAACCCCCCGATGCCCTGCGGGGCCGCGTTGTGGAAACTGGCAGCATGACCCCCGCTGCCAACGATTTACACGCTCGACTGGCCAAAGCTGAAGCCACACTACTCCATCAATTTCATCGCTGGTTGCGCAGTTCGGAACTCTACGAAATTCGCTCGGAGATTGCTCGCGCCGCCTTGCGTGTCAATCGGGGTTTTGCCTTTGCTGACGAGGAACCCAGAGTCGATGTGTTTCTCACCTGTACTCCCTTCGAACTAGAACGCTTGCCCTGGGAAGCTTGGGAAATTGGCGAAGAATTTGCGGCAGCAAATAATATCCGCATTGCTCGCTACCCCGCGAACGTGCGGGAAGAACCGACTCAGCTCCCCCAACGGCGACACAATCGCATGCGGGTACTGGCGATTTTGGGGGACGATACCGGACTGGATTTCAAAGCCGATCGAGAAGCGGTGGAGCGGCTCGCTCCGGTTGCCGATGTGGAATTTATTGGCTACCAGCCGGAGCAGTCGGTGACAGAGCTCAAGCAGCAGATTGCTGAGGCTTTGGACGACGATCGCGGCTGGGACATCTTGTTTTTTGCCGGACACAGTAACGAAACGGAAGTGACGGGGGGAGAACTGGCGATCGCGCCTGGGGCGGCCCTCTCCATTCGCGAACTCACTCCCCATCTGAAACGGGCTCGCCAGCAGGGACTCCAGTTTGCCATGTTCAATTCCTGCAGCGGTCTCAGCATTGCCAATGCCTCGATCGACTTGGGCTTGAGTCAAGTGGCGATCGTGCGAGAGCCGATTCACAATCAGGTGGCTCAAGAGTTTTTGGTGCGGTTATTGCAAAATCTGGCAGACGGCCAAGATTCCCACGATGCCCTGCGCTCGGCCAGCAAATTTTTAAAGTCAGAAAAAAGTCTGACCTATCCTTCCTCCTACCTAATTCCGTCAATCTTTCGCCATCCCAATACCGAGCTGTTTCGCATCGAGCGGCGGTCTTGGCGGCAGCGATTGCAGCAGGTATTGCCCAATCGGGCTCAGGCGATCGCCTTAGGAGCATTATCCCTGCTCAGTCTCTTGCCGGGGGTGCAAAATGCTCTATTGGAAGGTCGCACCTTCGGGCAGGCGATTTATCGAGATCTCACCGGTCAGCTACCCGAGACTGGAGAGCCGCCGGTTTTATTGGTGCAAATCGATCGCGAGTCGATCTTTCGCGAGGGCATCCCCGATCCCACGCCAATGGATCGGGGGTATTTAGCCAAGTTGGTGCGTGCCTTAAGCGAGCGATCGGCTGTAACAGTCGGGATTGACTACCTGCTCGATCGCCAGCAACCCGATACCGATCCCGTGTTTGCAGCAGCGGTCGAAACAGCGATAGAAAAGTGCAGCATGTGGATGGTTTTAGCCTCCATCAGCGATCGATACCCTGCTGTGGAAGCTGCCGATATTGCCCCTTTGGAATGGACGTTGCGGGGGAATATCAATGGCAGTCATACGCATCTCAAATTGCCGCCACTACAGGGATATGACGGGCAAAACCTGCCATTTGGCTATCTGCTGGCGTTGGTTTGGGCGATCGAGGAGGAGCCCCTCGGAGCCGATCGGGTAGAGCCAGATTTAACCAGTGAGATGCTGTTGCAGGTGCAGCTCCTATCGACAGCATCGGCGATCGACGCGCCCGAGAGTCCCGTCAGCCATCTCAAGCGATTGCGATCTTCCCCAATTACCGAGGGGTCTACCTATTTCGGGCAGCGCTGGCTGCATCCCATTATTGATTTTTCGATTCCCCCCGATCGCGTCTACGAGCGCATGCCCGCTTGGCAACTTTTAGAAGGGCCTGCCCAACTTGCTGGCGATGGAGCAACCGATCGCCAGCAAATTGCGATTGTTGCTCCTGGCGGATACGAAGAGGCAGGCATTGGTAAGGCTGACTATTTCCCCCTGCCTGCTGCCATGAGCTACTGGCGGGAGAAGGGGGCTGCAGGAGAGATCGAGTTTGAGGGGATAGGGCTCGAAAACGCTGCTGTTTATACCGGTGCCGAAGTTCACGCTTACAATATTCATCACTTTCTCAACCGCCATTTAGTCACTCCGGTACCAGATTTATGGTTGGTAGCACTATCGGCGGTGGGGGGTAAAACGATCGCGGTTTGGATGGAGAAGCAACAACGCCAATCCCCCACGCGGTGGCTGGCTGTGAAGCTGCTGGCGATCGGGACGGGTCTGTACGCGCTGATTAGCGTACAACTCTATATTTCTTCGACTGTGCTGCTGCCGGTGGTTTTGCCTGCGACAACGCTATGGACCTATGTATTGCTGTCTTGGAGGAGAACGAGTCGTGATTAATCTACACAGACAGAGATCGATCGGTTGGGCGATCGCCGCCTCGATTGTTTTGACTGGGGGAGGATTGTATCGAGCCGTCTGGGCTCAAACCAATACCGCTGTATCAGTGCCGACAGCCACAGAGGCTGCTGGCCGTGCTGGCGATGTCTCGACCCGCGCTCGCACTTCCCCGTTGATTGCTGCTCTGAACACCTTGCGCAATAAATTGAGACAGGAGGAACGGCCTTTGGGCTCCCGCGCCTTGGCCTGTCCTTATACGCCGGGGTTGTTGGGGGAGGATGACAGCATTTGGAGCGATTTACCGGTTTTTATGTGGTATGCCTCGGTGCAGCAGGTGATGCTGTACGACTACGAAACGAATGAGTTGCTGTGGCAGCAGAGGGTGGAGGAGGGCGATCGCCGCGTTGACTACACTGGCGATCGACTGCAGCCCGGTCGCATCTATCGCTGGAAGTTAACTCATCCCGATACGGCGGATTTTGAAGGTACGTTTGCGGTTTTGCCTGCAGAAGAGCGCGCTCGCATTGCGATCGAGTTAGAGCAATTGAAAGCGGAACTGGTTGGGGGGGGAGCGAATGATAGCGATCTTGCGGTAGCGCGGGCTAACTATTTTGGGGCGCGCCAGCTCTGGTCGGATGCCCTGAGCGAACTCCACGCGATCGGCGATGCTGACATGGAAGTGGCGGCGGCGGCGGAAGAAATGGCGAATTATCTCTGCAATCCGGGGGGATTGCAGGCGGATGGCGAGGGTGGCCATTCCGAGGACAATAGCTAGCTAGGGCTGAGGCAGGTAGAAGGGGCAGCGCTGGTCACCACCTGACTGGAGACTTCAATCGGGTTTGCGGTCAGAACCACTTGCCCTGCCGCGTTAACGTACCATCCTTGAGCTTCGACGATGCGCTGTCTGGGTTCGGTTTGACGGATGGATTGATTCGGCGGTGGTGTTGAAAGGGTCGAGGTGCTGGCAAGGTTGTCGGGGCGGGTAACCCATTGACGTTCTATCAGGGCTTCGCCGGTCAGGGGTTCGTTGGGATCGGGGGATAATCCGCCTCGTCCTGCCAAGATGAATTGGCTTTGTTCGTCGTCGGGACTGCCAAAGTTGCAGGTGGAGCCAATCAAGTTGGAGAGATCGCTGAATTGGACTTGGCGTTCTTCTAGACCTCGTGCGGGATCGGTGTCGAGCACGTCGATGATGATGTCTCCATCGACGCCAAGTTCCGAACTGGCACTGATGTTGTTGGCTTCTGCGGGGTCGGGACCGAGGGTAAAGCCCAAGACTGAGAAGGCGGTGAGGGTAATGTTGCCCCCATCCCCTTCAAAGGCATTGGCAATAATGTTGACATCTTCGCCGGGGATACCGACGATAAAGTCTGCTTCGATGTCGATATCGCCGCCGTTACCGTCGTTTCCAGCTTCAGTCGTAATGTTGCTATTGCGGCGCAGCAGGAGTAGGTCGTGAATGTTGAAGCTCAGATCTCCTCCTTCTCCGCTGGCGGTGGCTGCCGAGATCGAAGATCCGGTATCTAGGGTTAGGTCGCCAGATACGATATGCAGTGCGCCTGCGTCTCCATCGCCCAGACTATCCACCGCAATGGAGGCTTGTTCGAATAGAGAGGTGTCTTCGGATTTGATAGATATACTGCCTCCCGAACCGGTAGAACCAGCGGTGGTATTGGCAAAGATGCCGCTGGGGTTGCCTGCTGGGTCTGTGCCTCTGACGAGCAGATCTTCTTTGACGTGAATGCTAATATCGCCTGCGTCGCCTGCTGCCGATGTGCTGGTTTCAATGGTGCTGCCTCCTAAGAGAGCCAGTCTGTTACCGGTGAGGTTAATATCGCCTGCGTTGCTTGCTCCTGCGGTAGAGGCTGCGACGGTACTGTCTCCGGTTAGGCGGGTATTGGCAACGTCGATGTCGATGCTTCCTCCCAAGCCGCCGTTTTCTGATGTCGAACTGGTGATGGTGGAGCGATCGTTCAAGCGCAGCAGGTTGCCGTGCAGGTCAATTGTTCCGGCGTTTCCCGGCCCGGTGGTTTCTGCGGTAATGGTGCCATTCGTTAAGTCAATTCTGTCTACAGCTAGTGAGATATTTCCACCTTCTCCAGTACCAGTCTGAGTTTCACTAGAAATAACAGAATTTTCGGATAGAGACAGAGCATTTCCAGTAATGGATATTTCTCCAGCATCTCCAATGCCCGTTCCAGAGGTCCGTTGTGTGCTAATTTCACTGCCACCGCTCAAGCTGACATGATTTACCGAAATTTCAATATTTCCTGGCGTAATAGCATCGCCAGCTGTTTGACTAGAGATACTCGCTCCTTCTGTCAAGTTCAAACTTTTACCAAAGATCGAAATAGCTCCAGCCTGTTGAGCATTACCGATGGAGCTGGTATCAATATCAATGCCAGATAGAGTAACCTCTCTAGCTTGAATCGAGATTTCACCAGCACTTGTACCTACTCCAGCGGCATTGGCAGATATTGTCACGCCATCTGTAATGATAATAGAGCCTGTTTCTAAAGATGTTTCAAAAGAAATTTCACCACTATTACCTCCTCCAGAGCTATCAGCAGAAATGATTACGTTACCTTGCAAGAAAATCTCGTTACCAGCATAAAAGGAGATGCTTCCAGCATCATCCGTATCACTAGCTATTGATGA is from Synechococcus sp. PCC 7336 and encodes:
- a CDS encoding filamentous hemagglutinin N-terminal domain-containing protein codes for the protein MADGSTYTNVDDNMAGNCVGGCLVTGNTVIGINQFHSFTDFSVPTGEAVVFDTSLPAGIMNNIQNIISRVTGNSVSNIDGSISTIGPQPANLFLINPNGISFGPNALLNVQGAFVGTTASAIEFGSQGVFSALDSSEPAPMLAINPTALIFNQLPQVGSMSPQLGSINVENNLLIVNPDSSLLLIGGEVNINNNLLISRLPLSPSASEAPGQIAFGAIGTGGGRVELQSQFGDNNYGTAPFAQFENVLDGGNISLLNSNISEFFGGDVVVFGGSIDVMDVQITQGESSEGNIDLNARDSISIIDSPQGLETNISSIASDTDDAGSISFYAGNEIFLQGNVIISADSSGGGNSGEISFETSLETGSIIITDGVTISANAAGVGTSAGEISIQAREVTLSGIDIDTSSIGNAQQAGAISIFGKSLNLTEGASISSQTAGDAITPGNIEISVNHVSLSGGSEISTQRTSGTGIGDAGEISITGNALSLSENSVISSETQTGTGEGGNISLAVDRIDLTNGTITAETTGPGNAGTIDLHGNLLRLNDRSTITSSTSENGGLGGSIDIDVANTRLTGDSTVAASTAGASNAGDINLTGNRLALLGGSTIETSTSAAGDAGDISIHVKEDLLVRGTDPAGNPSGIFANTTAGSTGSGGSISIKSEDTSLFEQASIAVDSLGDGDAGALHIVSGDLTLDTGSSISAATASGEGGDLSFNIHDLLLLRRNSNITTEAGNDGNGGDIDIEADFIVGIPGEDVNIIANAFEGDGGNITLTAFSVLGFTLGPDPAEANNISASSELGVDGDIIIDVLDTDPARGLEERQVQFSDLSNLIGSTCNFGSPDDEQSQFILAGRGGLSPDPNEPLTGEALIERQWVTRPDNLASTSTLSTPPPNQSIRQTEPRQRIVEAQGWYVNAAGQVVLTANPIEVSSQVVTSAAPSTCLSPS
- a CDS encoding CHASE2 domain-containing protein, which gives rise to MTVPFVAYRLKVQQVERACLFQLSWGVSQQLSAALPYPPKLAEAYEHWRRTYLNFYGQSAIDRPLSPPSSKPPISGVSPNSLPVPPPLVPPPPDPPPEPPDALRGRVVETGSMTPAANDLHARLAKAEATLLHQFHRWLRSSELYEIRSEIARAALRVNRGFAFADEEPRVDVFLTCTPFELERLPWEAWEIGEEFAAANNIRIARYPANVREEPTQLPQRRHNRMRVLAILGDDTGLDFKADREAVERLAPVADVEFIGYQPEQSVTELKQQIAEALDDDRGWDILFFAGHSNETEVTGGELAIAPGAALSIRELTPHLKRARQQGLQFAMFNSCSGLSIANASIDLGLSQVAIVREPIHNQVAQEFLVRLLQNLADGQDSHDALRSASKFLKSEKSLTYPSSYLIPSIFRHPNTELFRIERRSWRQRLQQVLPNRAQAIALGALSLLSLLPGVQNALLEGRTFGQAIYRDLTGQLPETGEPPVLLVQIDRESIFREGIPDPTPMDRGYLAKLVRALSERSAVTVGIDYLLDRQQPDTDPVFAAAVETAIEKCSMWMVLASISDRYPAVEAADIAPLEWTLRGNINGSHTHLKLPPLQGYDGQNLPFGYLLALVWAIEEEPLGADRVEPDLTSEMLLQVQLLSTASAIDAPESPVSHLKRLRSSPITEGSTYFGQRWLHPIIDFSIPPDRVYERMPAWQLLEGPAQLAGDGATDRQQIAIVAPGGYEEAGIGKADYFPLPAAMSYWREKGAAGEIEFEGIGLENAAVYTGAEVHAYNIHHFLNRHLVTPVPDLWLVALSAVGGKTIAVWMEKQQRQSPTRWLAVKLLAIGTGLYALISVQLYISSTVLLPVVLPATTLWTYVLLSWRRTSRD